In a single window of the Nocardioides massiliensis genome:
- a CDS encoding helical backbone metal receptor, with the protein MTTWADDLGHPYAGPSPATRVVSLVPSLTETLAAVRPEAVVGATQWCTHPADLDVVRVRGTKNPDLAAIRDLAPDIVVANKEENRELDVTRLRDSGVRVWVTEIDTVPDATASIGRLLGALGWARPAWLDEVEERWCGPLPPVTARVAVPIWRDPWMVVGGDTFTSDLLRRMGWENVFADVARYPTLTPADIEARRPDLVLLPDEPYVFSADDGPEAFATPTRLVSGRLLTWYGPSLLEQIDTPRTDGTPDR; encoded by the coding sequence GTGACGACCTGGGCCGACGACCTCGGGCACCCGTACGCCGGCCCGTCCCCGGCCACGCGGGTGGTGTCCTTGGTCCCGTCGCTGACGGAGACCCTCGCCGCCGTACGCCCGGAGGCGGTGGTGGGGGCGACGCAGTGGTGCACCCACCCCGCCGACCTCGACGTCGTCCGCGTGCGCGGGACGAAGAACCCCGACCTCGCGGCGATCCGCGACCTCGCCCCCGACATCGTGGTCGCCAACAAGGAGGAGAACCGCGAGCTGGACGTCACGCGGCTGCGGGACTCCGGTGTCCGGGTCTGGGTCACCGAGATCGACACCGTGCCTGACGCGACGGCCTCGATCGGGCGCCTGCTCGGCGCCCTCGGCTGGGCGCGTCCGGCGTGGCTCGACGAGGTCGAGGAGCGGTGGTGCGGCCCCCTCCCGCCCGTGACCGCCCGCGTCGCCGTCCCGATCTGGCGCGATCCCTGGATGGTCGTCGGTGGTGACACGTTCACCTCCGATCTGCTGCGCCGCATGGGCTGGGAGAACGTCTTCGCCGATGTCGCGCGCTATCCCACCCTCACGCCGGCCGACATCGAGGCCCGTCGGCCGGACCTGGTCCTGCTCCCCGACGAGCCCTACGTCTTCAGCGCCGACGACGGCCCGGAGGCCTTCGCAACGCCGACGCGATTGGTGAGCGGCCGCCTGCTGACCTGGTACGGACCCTCGCTCCTCGAGCAGATCGACACTCCCCGCACCGACGGGACCCCGGATCGTTAG
- a CDS encoding PP2C family protein-serine/threonine phosphatase: protein MEILGGRGIRPSDAVTAAGLLLLTVLVFLDLLTGVFLSGTYAAGAVVTATAAPPRRTAIVAVLAVVIGGSSGLWHDTFGTEDWVLRVVANVIIASTAVSVSAVGHDLRNRLLSMTTMIQELIDSLAGELIGARTVKAVSQAFVGKAAETIGADQIRVHILDQDKALRPLAWYGKEPTLEVVPGSDHPKAQVAATGIPLHVRDDEKLRTHFPDLVQRSDGRVRGRRSVHVLPLMKAGVVEGVLTMSFPPGAGVPRSQDAFLLSISGALGEALHRAAELEREDLAGHRMQLLHEASATLTRSLDVNTTVEEVVRLLVPRFADWCAVTLERDQALEVVALRHSDPARTRWGNDLVDAVLRPDADAPFGVRGVMATGRSELFPFIPAELLRTAATSRDHLRLLQQFGMRSAMVVPLIGRAGVIGAVTLVQAESGRTYAAEDVAFLDQLAALAARALETAVTFQDQSERLASMTEVAEAAQEAILATPPERVGPLRLAARYRGAAAAAQIGGDLFEVVSSAERTRLLIGDVRGKGLNAVRTATIVRGEFRAAATDAVDLAQLAREIDRGMRPYLASTEDFVTACLVEITHDGSFSAVSCGHPAPVVLSQGRASELVLDYDPPLGLGVDPTIAHGRLAAYDRLVMFTDGLIEARTPTRAFVDPHQVLAAMGAAPFADALDAGFASLQTQTEGTLDDDLAMLIAEYAPQD, encoded by the coding sequence GTGGAGATTCTCGGGGGTCGCGGGATCCGCCCGTCCGACGCCGTCACCGCCGCCGGCCTGCTGCTGCTCACCGTGCTCGTGTTCCTCGACCTGCTCACCGGGGTCTTCCTCAGCGGCACCTACGCCGCCGGCGCGGTCGTCACGGCCACGGCAGCTCCCCCGCGCCGTACGGCGATCGTGGCTGTGCTGGCCGTGGTCATCGGGGGCAGCTCGGGGCTGTGGCACGACACCTTCGGCACCGAGGACTGGGTGCTGCGCGTGGTCGCCAACGTCATCATCGCGAGCACCGCGGTGAGTGTCTCCGCAGTCGGTCACGACCTGCGCAACCGGCTGCTGAGCATGACCACGATGATCCAGGAGCTGATCGACTCGCTCGCCGGCGAGCTGATCGGCGCGAGGACCGTCAAGGCGGTCAGCCAGGCGTTCGTGGGCAAGGCCGCGGAGACCATCGGTGCCGACCAGATCCGGGTGCACATCCTCGACCAGGACAAGGCGCTGCGCCCGCTTGCGTGGTACGGCAAGGAGCCCACGCTCGAGGTCGTCCCCGGCTCCGACCACCCCAAGGCGCAGGTCGCAGCGACCGGGATCCCGCTGCACGTGCGCGACGATGAGAAGCTGCGGACTCACTTCCCCGACCTCGTGCAGCGCTCCGACGGCCGCGTGCGCGGCCGCCGGTCCGTCCACGTGCTGCCGCTCATGAAGGCGGGTGTCGTGGAGGGCGTGCTGACGATGTCCTTCCCCCCGGGTGCCGGTGTGCCCCGGTCGCAGGACGCGTTCTTGCTCTCGATCTCCGGAGCACTCGGCGAGGCCCTGCACCGCGCCGCCGAGCTCGAGCGCGAGGACCTCGCCGGCCACCGCATGCAGCTGCTGCACGAGGCCTCCGCCACCCTCACCCGCAGCCTCGACGTCAACACCACCGTCGAAGAGGTCGTCCGTCTACTCGTCCCACGGTTCGCGGACTGGTGCGCGGTGACCCTCGAGCGCGACCAGGCGCTCGAGGTGGTCGCCCTGCGCCACTCCGACCCCGCGCGCACCCGGTGGGGCAACGACCTCGTCGACGCCGTCCTCCGTCCCGACGCCGACGCGCCGTTCGGCGTGCGCGGCGTCATGGCGACGGGTCGCAGCGAGCTGTTCCCCTTCATCCCCGCCGAGCTGCTGCGCACCGCCGCGACCAGCCGGGATCACCTGCGCCTGCTGCAGCAGTTCGGGATGCGCAGCGCGATGGTGGTGCCCCTGATCGGCCGGGCCGGCGTCATCGGCGCGGTCACCCTCGTGCAGGCCGAGTCCGGACGCACGTACGCCGCCGAGGACGTGGCGTTTCTCGACCAGCTCGCCGCGCTGGCGGCGCGGGCGCTCGAGACCGCGGTGACCTTCCAGGACCAGTCCGAACGCCTCGCCAGCATGACCGAGGTCGCGGAGGCGGCGCAGGAGGCCATCTTGGCCACGCCGCCGGAGCGGGTCGGACCCCTGCGCCTGGCCGCCCGCTACCGGGGCGCCGCTGCCGCCGCGCAGATCGGTGGCGACCTGTTCGAGGTCGTCAGCAGCGCCGAACGCACCCGCCTGCTCATCGGCGACGTCCGGGGCAAGGGCCTCAACGCCGTGCGCACCGCCACGATCGTGCGCGGCGAGTTCCGCGCCGCGGCGACCGATGCGGTCGACCTCGCCCAGCTCGCGCGCGAGATCGACCGCGGCATGCGCCCCTACCTCGCCAGCACCGAGGACTTCGTCACCGCCTGCCTCGTGGAGATCACCCACGACGGTTCCTTCAGCGCGGTCTCGTGCGGCCACCCGGCCCCGGTGGTGCTGTCCCAGGGCCGCGCGAGCGAGCTCGTCTTGGACTACGACCCCCCGCTGGGGCTGGGTGTCGACCCGACGATCGCCCACGGCCGGCTCGCGGCGTACGACCGGCTGGTGATGTTCACCGACGGTCTGATCGAGGCCCGGACACCGACCCGGGCGTTCGTGGACCCGCACCAGGTCCTGGCCGCGATGGGGGCTGCCCCCTTCGCCGACGCACTGGACGCCGGGTTCGCCTCGCTGCAGACCCAGACCGAGGGCACCCTCGACGACGACCTCGCGATGCTGATCGCGGAGTACGCGCCGCAGGACTGA
- a CDS encoding methylmalonyl-CoA mutase family protein has product MSSLHVPTHPVRLVTASSLFDGHDASINIMRRIFQSQGCEVIHLGHNRSVQEVVDAAIEEDANGVAVSSYQGGHVEYFEYLVESLRAQGAGHIRVVGGGGGVIVHEEIDRLRKAGVTIFSPEDGQRMGLPGMINSVVADLDYDVLDGRTPSAEQVLAGERTAIARALSAAEQGRLDPALQAALSDAAARHTVPVLGITGTGGSGKSSLTDELVRRFRVDQQDKLRIAVVAVDPTRRKGGGALLGDRIRMNALDGDRVYFRSVATRGAHEIPAQLTDVITVLKASGFDLVVVETPGIGQGDAAIVPFVDTSLYVMTPEYGASSQLEKIDMLDFADVVAINKFERRGAKDALRDVGRQLVRNREAFGQQPEDMPVFGTSAATFNDDGVTALFGHLRGLLTQHGLGLDDGALTPVDVRHSSGIRQVVPPERVRYLSEITETVRGYHARTEELVAAARRVQRLRAVAEELRGLDTPASSVGGHSTTQQPASSVGGHSTTQQPASSVGGHSTNEVETLLERAERELDVEVADALAEWPAVVASYSGDEQVVRVRDKELVTQLTRESLSGNKIPRVALPRFEDHGELVRFWRRENLPGKFPFTGGVFPFKRDNEDPARMFAGEGDPFRTNRRFKLLSEGQPATRLSTAFDSVTLYGRDPDERPDIYGKVGTSGVSVATLDDMKALYDGFDLVAPTTSVSMTINGPAPTVLAFFLNTVIDQQVDAFTEREGREPSEEERAILAAHAVSQVRGTVQADILKEDQGQNTCLFSTEFSLRCMADIQEWFIENGVRNFYSVSISGYHIAEAGANPISQLAFTLANGFTYVEAYLARGMDIDDFAPNLSFFFSNGMDPEYSVIGRVARRIWAITMKEKYGANERSQKLKYHVQTSGRSLHAQEMAFNDIRTTLQALIALYDNANSLHTNAYDEAVTTPTEESVRRALAIQLIINREWGLAMNENPLQGAFIIDELTDLVEAAVLAEFDRISERGGVLGAMETGYQRGRIQDESMLYEHRKHDGSLPIIGVNTFRNPGSDEGTPVKVELARATDAEKESQLRRVREYAETHRDEATEALARLKEAAASGENVFAVLMEAARVCTLGQVTEAFFEVGGQYRRNV; this is encoded by the coding sequence ATGAGCTCGCTGCACGTCCCCACGCACCCGGTCCGCCTGGTCACCGCCTCGAGCCTGTTCGACGGCCACGACGCCTCGATCAACATCATGCGGCGGATCTTCCAGAGCCAGGGCTGCGAGGTCATCCACCTCGGGCACAACCGCTCGGTGCAGGAGGTCGTCGACGCCGCGATCGAGGAGGACGCCAACGGGGTCGCCGTGTCGTCCTACCAGGGCGGGCACGTCGAGTACTTCGAGTACCTCGTCGAGTCCCTGCGGGCGCAGGGCGCCGGGCACATCCGCGTCGTGGGCGGGGGCGGCGGCGTGATCGTGCACGAGGAGATCGACCGGCTGCGCAAGGCGGGCGTCACCATCTTCTCCCCCGAGGACGGCCAGCGCATGGGTCTGCCGGGGATGATCAACTCGGTCGTCGCCGACCTCGACTACGACGTCCTCGACGGGCGTACGCCGAGCGCCGAGCAGGTCCTCGCCGGCGAGCGTACGGCGATCGCGCGTGCGCTCAGCGCCGCCGAGCAGGGCCGCCTGGACCCGGCGTTGCAGGCAGCGCTCAGCGACGCCGCCGCGCGGCACACCGTGCCGGTCCTCGGCATCACCGGCACGGGCGGGTCGGGCAAGTCGTCGCTCACCGACGAGCTGGTGCGCCGCTTCCGCGTCGACCAGCAGGACAAGCTGCGCATCGCCGTGGTCGCGGTCGACCCCACCCGCCGCAAGGGTGGCGGCGCCCTGCTGGGTGACCGGATCCGGATGAACGCGCTCGACGGCGACCGGGTCTACTTCCGCAGCGTCGCCACGCGCGGAGCGCACGAGATCCCCGCGCAGCTCACCGACGTGATCACCGTGCTCAAGGCCTCCGGCTTCGACCTCGTGGTCGTCGAGACCCCGGGCATCGGCCAGGGTGACGCGGCGATCGTGCCGTTCGTCGACACCTCGCTCTATGTCATGACGCCGGAGTACGGCGCCTCGTCGCAGCTGGAGAAGATCGACATGCTCGACTTCGCCGACGTCGTGGCGATCAACAAGTTCGAGCGCCGCGGCGCCAAGGACGCCCTGCGCGACGTCGGTCGCCAGCTCGTCCGCAACCGCGAGGCGTTCGGCCAACAGCCCGAAGACATGCCCGTCTTCGGCACCTCCGCCGCGACCTTCAACGACGACGGCGTCACCGCACTCTTCGGGCACCTGCGCGGCCTGCTCACCCAGCACGGCCTCGGGCTCGACGACGGGGCCCTGACGCCGGTCGACGTACGCCACTCCTCGGGCATCCGGCAGGTCGTCCCGCCGGAGCGGGTGCGCTACCTGTCGGAGATCACCGAGACGGTCCGCGGCTACCACGCCCGCACCGAGGAGCTGGTGGCCGCGGCGCGGCGCGTGCAACGGCTGCGGGCGGTGGCCGAGGAGCTCCGTGGCCTCGATACACCCGCCTCCTCCGTCGGCGGGCACTCGACCACCCAGCAACCCGCCTCCTCCGTCGGCGGGCACTCGACCACCCAGCAACCCGCCTCCTCCGTCGGCGGGCACTCGACCAACGAGGTGGAGACCCTCCTCGAGCGTGCCGAGCGCGAGCTCGACGTCGAGGTCGCCGACGCGCTCGCGGAGTGGCCCGCGGTCGTCGCGTCGTACTCCGGCGACGAGCAGGTCGTGCGTGTGCGCGACAAGGAGCTCGTCACCCAGCTGACGCGTGAGTCGCTGTCGGGCAACAAGATCCCGCGCGTCGCGCTCCCCCGCTTCGAGGACCACGGCGAGCTCGTGCGCTTCTGGCGCCGCGAGAACCTCCCCGGCAAGTTCCCCTTCACCGGTGGCGTGTTCCCGTTCAAGCGCGACAACGAGGACCCGGCACGGATGTTCGCCGGCGAGGGCGACCCGTTCCGTACCAACCGCCGCTTCAAGCTGCTGTCCGAGGGCCAGCCGGCGACGCGGCTCTCCACCGCGTTCGACTCCGTCACGCTCTACGGTCGCGACCCCGACGAGCGCCCCGACATCTACGGCAAGGTCGGCACCTCCGGCGTCTCCGTCGCCACCCTCGACGACATGAAGGCGTTGTACGACGGCTTCGACCTCGTCGCCCCCACGACCAGCGTGTCCATGACGATCAACGGTCCGGCTCCGACGGTGCTGGCGTTCTTCCTCAACACCGTCATCGACCAGCAGGTCGACGCCTTCACCGAGCGCGAGGGCCGCGAGCCGTCGGAGGAGGAGCGCGCGATCCTGGCCGCCCACGCGGTGTCGCAGGTGCGTGGCACGGTGCAGGCCGACATCCTGAAGGAGGACCAGGGTCAGAACACCTGCCTGTTCTCCACCGAGTTCTCGCTGCGCTGCATGGCCGACATCCAGGAGTGGTTCATCGAGAACGGGGTGCGCAACTTCTACTCCGTGTCCATCTCCGGCTACCACATCGCCGAGGCCGGGGCGAACCCCATCAGCCAGCTGGCCTTCACCCTCGCCAACGGCTTCACCTACGTCGAGGCCTACCTCGCGCGCGGCATGGACATCGACGACTTCGCGCCGAACCTGTCGTTCTTCTTCTCCAACGGCATGGACCCCGAGTACTCCGTCATCGGCCGGGTCGCGCGCCGTATCTGGGCCATCACGATGAAGGAGAAGTACGGCGCCAACGAGCGCTCGCAGAAGCTGAAGTACCACGTCCAGACGTCGGGTCGCTCGCTGCACGCGCAGGAGATGGCGTTCAACGACATCCGCACCACCCTGCAGGCGCTGATCGCGCTCTACGACAACGCCAACAGCCTGCACACCAACGCCTACGACGAGGCCGTCACGACCCCGACGGAGGAGTCGGTGCGCCGCGCGCTGGCCATCCAGCTGATCATCAACCGCGAGTGGGGCCTCGCGATGAACGAGAACCCGCTCCAGGGCGCGTTCATCATCGACGAGCTCACCGACCTGGTCGAGGCGGCCGTGCTCGCGGAGTTCGACCGGATCAGCGAGCGCGGCGGCGTGCTGGGTGCGATGGAGACCGGCTACCAGCGTGGCCGGATCCAGGACGAGTCGATGCTCTACGAGCACCGCAAGCACGACGGCTCACTGCCGATCATCGGCGTCAACACCTTCCGTAACCCGGGTTCCGACGAGGGCACCCCTGTGAAGGTGGAGCTCGCGCGGGCCACCGACGCCGAGAAGGAGTCGCAGCTGCGCCGGGTCCGGGAGTACGCCGAGACCCACCGCGACGAGGCCACCGAGGCACTCGCCCGCCTGAAGGAGGCAGCCGCCTCGGGCGAGAACGTCTTCGCGGTCCTCATGGAGGCGGCGCGGGTCTGCACGCTCGGTCAGGTCACCGAGGCGTTCTTCGAGGTCGGGGGACAGTACCGGCGCAACGTCTGA
- a CDS encoding histidine phosphatase family protein: MNRPVRLLLLRHGQTHSNVTGALDTGEPGHDLTDLGKAQAAAAVRALADQDLTGLHVSRLVRTHQTAQPLATARSLDPAVTGGLEEIRAGEFEMRNDHDAVAGYIGTVGAWISDDLDHRMPGGENGHEFLSRYDAAVERIVTGAWERATRTVLLVSHGAAIRTWVSRRVDGAEDHPEARERLENTGLITVEGDPATGWKLLDWHSEPIGGRFLEDEAAPDPTALPADD, from the coding sequence ATGAACCGCCCCGTCCGCCTCCTGCTCCTGCGCCACGGCCAGACACACAGCAACGTGACCGGTGCGCTCGACACCGGCGAGCCCGGCCACGACCTCACCGACCTCGGCAAGGCCCAGGCCGCGGCCGCCGTGCGGGCCCTCGCCGACCAGGACCTGACCGGCCTGCACGTCTCCCGGCTGGTGCGGACGCACCAGACCGCGCAGCCCCTGGCGACCGCGCGGTCGCTCGACCCTGCGGTCACCGGCGGGCTCGAGGAGATCCGGGCCGGCGAGTTCGAGATGCGCAACGACCACGACGCCGTGGCCGGCTACATCGGCACCGTGGGTGCGTGGATCTCCGACGACCTCGACCACCGGATGCCCGGCGGGGAGAACGGCCACGAGTTCCTGAGCAGGTACGACGCCGCCGTCGAGCGGATCGTCACGGGCGCGTGGGAACGCGCCACGCGCACCGTGCTGCTGGTCAGCCACGGCGCGGCGATCCGCACCTGGGTCTCGCGGCGCGTCGACGGGGCGGAGGACCACCCCGAGGCCCGCGAGCGACTGGAGAACACCGGGCTGATCACCGTCGAGGGCGACCCCGCGACCGGGTGGAAGCTGCTCGACTGGCACTCCGAGCCGATCGGCGGGCGCTTCCTCGAGGACGAGGCGGCGCCGGACCCCACGGCCCTGCCCGCCGACGACTAG
- a CDS encoding branched-chain amino acid ABC transporter permease: protein MTTIQEPPVADRKPRRPRRARGRTELYTSYGQEMSLLNTRGKQLGVLAIIAIAAYLPLGLEDDMLAVLGGGLVLAIGAIGLNLLTGYAGQVSLGHAFFVGLGAYTAAVLSGDPDGRYLGFGITNPLIWIPAAGAVAAIAGFLVAPLATRLRGLYLAVVTLGLVFIGQYFFLEWRSMSGGAQVGRDAATPILFGIDLTRNGAYSDEQKLFWFFLVVLIIFALLARNIARSKVGRAFSAVRDRDIAAGVMGVELSRYKQIAFVISSFYAGVCGSLLFVLNGHVSAEQFGLLLSVQFIAMVLIGGVATISGSIMGALLIALLPQIAAEVPHLLPFISSSARESPNIFELEIAMYGVLIIAFLLFEPRGLYGIWMRIRTYWKGFPFSY, encoded by the coding sequence ATGACGACGATCCAGGAACCGCCCGTCGCCGATCGCAAGCCCCGCCGTCCCCGCCGCGCACGTGGCCGGACCGAGCTCTACACGAGCTACGGCCAGGAGATGTCGCTGCTCAACACCCGCGGCAAGCAGCTCGGCGTGCTGGCGATCATCGCGATCGCGGCGTACCTCCCGCTCGGCCTCGAGGACGACATGCTCGCCGTCCTCGGGGGCGGGCTGGTCCTCGCGATCGGCGCGATCGGGCTGAACCTGCTCACCGGATACGCCGGGCAGGTCTCGCTCGGTCACGCCTTCTTCGTCGGGCTGGGCGCCTACACCGCCGCCGTGCTGTCGGGCGATCCGGACGGGCGCTACCTCGGCTTCGGCATCACCAACCCGCTGATCTGGATCCCTGCGGCCGGCGCGGTCGCCGCGATCGCCGGGTTCCTCGTCGCGCCCCTGGCCACCCGCCTGCGTGGGCTCTACCTCGCGGTCGTCACCCTCGGGCTGGTCTTCATCGGCCAGTACTTCTTCCTCGAGTGGCGCAGCATGTCCGGTGGAGCGCAGGTCGGCCGGGACGCTGCGACACCGATCCTGTTCGGCATCGACCTGACGCGCAACGGCGCCTACAGCGACGAGCAGAAGCTGTTCTGGTTCTTCCTGGTCGTCCTCATCATCTTCGCCCTGCTCGCGCGCAACATCGCCCGCTCCAAGGTCGGGCGAGCGTTCTCCGCCGTCCGCGACCGCGACATCGCAGCCGGCGTGATGGGGGTGGAGCTGTCGCGCTACAAACAGATCGCCTTCGTCATCTCGTCCTTCTACGCGGGTGTGTGCGGCTCGCTGCTCTTCGTCCTCAACGGGCACGTCAGCGCCGAGCAGTTCGGGTTGTTGCTGTCGGTGCAGTTCATCGCGATGGTGCTCATCGGCGGCGTCGCGACCATCTCGGGTTCGATCATGGGCGCACTGCTGATCGCGCTGCTCCCCCAGATCGCCGCCGAGGTGCCGCACCTGCTGCCGTTCATCTCCTCCTCGGCGCGCGAGAGCCCCAACATCTTCGAGCTCGAGATCGCGATGTACGGCGTGCTCATCATCGCGTTCCTGCTCTTCGAGCCCCGCGGCCTCTACGGCATCTGGATGCGGATCCGCACCTACTGGAAGGGATTCCCCTTCTCCTACTGA
- a CDS encoding MarR family winged helix-turn-helix transcriptional regulator codes for MTRDPIREAHRQWVAHGWTDAADGMAMVTSLVRVHQLLQARIDAVLRPHDLTFARYEVLRLLAFSSRQELPMARVGSLLQVHPASVTSAVTRLEAQGFVTRTRGEEDRRLVLAAITPAGREVVEKATVGLNETVFAQPGLAAAEVDALTAALTRLRAAAGDPVN; via the coding sequence GTGACCCGTGACCCGATCCGTGAGGCCCACCGGCAGTGGGTCGCCCACGGCTGGACCGATGCCGCCGACGGCATGGCGATGGTGACGTCGCTGGTCCGCGTGCACCAGCTCCTGCAGGCCCGCATCGACGCCGTGTTGCGGCCGCACGATCTGACGTTCGCTCGTTATGAGGTGCTGCGGCTGCTCGCCTTCTCCTCGCGCCAGGAGCTGCCGATGGCCCGGGTGGGCTCCCTGCTGCAGGTCCACCCCGCCAGCGTCACCAGCGCCGTGACCCGGCTCGAGGCCCAGGGGTTCGTCACGCGCACCCGCGGCGAGGAGGACCGGCGCCTCGTCCTGGCCGCCATCACCCCCGCCGGACGCGAGGTCGTCGAGAAGGCCACGGTGGGCCTCAACGAGACCGTCTTCGCCCAGCCCGGCCTCGCGGCCGCCGAGGTCGACGCGCTCACCGCCGCGCTGACCCGGCTGCGCGCCGCGGCCGGCGACCCCGTCAACTGA
- a CDS encoding thioesterase family protein — MSTHPSYADLASLPAYAEQPVPTPFEDANGYLNVRHYLGIGSEGLDDSLDELGIAWNWPVKEGRACLSAEHHITYLHGLRTGDRMSVRVRLLGRAERAAHTVIYVLDDTHERLACVIEEIFLHVLVEERKTAPWPADVAAAMDARIAEHAQLPWQPALSGALALR; from the coding sequence ATGAGCACGCACCCGTCCTACGCAGACCTCGCCAGCCTCCCTGCCTACGCCGAGCAGCCGGTCCCGACCCCGTTCGAGGATGCCAACGGCTACCTCAACGTGCGCCACTACCTCGGCATCGGCAGCGAGGGACTCGACGACTCCCTCGACGAGCTCGGGATCGCGTGGAACTGGCCGGTCAAGGAGGGGCGGGCCTGCCTGTCGGCCGAGCACCACATCACCTACCTCCACGGGCTGCGCACCGGTGACCGGATGTCGGTGCGGGTCCGGCTGCTCGGTCGCGCCGAGCGCGCCGCCCACACGGTGATCTACGTCCTCGACGACACCCACGAACGGCTGGCCTGCGTGATCGAGGAGATCTTCCTCCACGTCCTGGTCGAGGAGCGCAAGACGGCACCCTGGCCCGCCGACGTGGCAGCGGCGATGGACGCGCGCATCGCCGAGCACGCCCAGCTCCCGTGGCAGCCGGCGCTGTCCGGCGCGCTCGCGCTGCGGTGA
- a CDS encoding ABC transporter substrate-binding protein: protein MNTPLRRLAVLAVASALVLAGCGRDSGSSDDGDTATGPGVSSEPCPDAIDDSKGCIYLGAITDLTGPFSAIGIPLQDGAEAFWRMVNEDGGIGDYEVDVTTHLKDNEYNPDRHAQAWNEISGEVLALSGSLGTAATEAMMRDSEAEELVAMPATLGSNWIFEDRVLELGAPYCAEGMNAVDYGIDELGATSVAAVHLPGDYGDDVMVGARIAAEERGVDFTAIETTVGADQQAAAVAGVLRSGADLVIMGTTPLELAAVVGGALQNGFEGRFIGAIPTWNAALLQSPAGEALKAAYTWSNPFPSYDADSPGREAMREAAGDAQPNDYYAIGFSSQYVMKAALEGALDNDDLTRAGVLEAATSMTEVDSEGSLPEGSGNYAGDPNEAVVRATNFFTPDESASTGASVTVESYTGPTAEGYEFTEACYLMK, encoded by the coding sequence GTGAACACACCTCTGCGCAGGCTGGCCGTCCTGGCCGTCGCCTCCGCCCTCGTCCTCGCCGGTTGCGGCCGGGACAGCGGGAGCAGCGACGACGGCGACACCGCAACGGGTCCCGGCGTGTCCAGCGAGCCATGCCCCGACGCCATCGACGACAGCAAGGGCTGCATCTACCTCGGCGCCATCACCGACCTCACCGGTCCGTTCTCCGCCATCGGCATCCCGCTGCAGGACGGCGCCGAGGCCTTCTGGAGGATGGTCAACGAGGACGGCGGGATCGGCGACTACGAGGTCGACGTCACCACCCACCTCAAGGACAACGAGTACAACCCCGACCGGCACGCCCAGGCGTGGAACGAGATCAGCGGCGAAGTCCTGGCGCTGTCCGGCTCGCTCGGCACCGCGGCCACCGAGGCGATGATGCGCGACTCCGAGGCCGAGGAGCTCGTGGCCATGCCCGCCACCCTCGGGTCGAACTGGATCTTCGAGGACCGCGTGCTCGAGCTGGGTGCGCCGTACTGCGCGGAGGGCATGAACGCCGTCGACTACGGCATCGACGAGCTCGGTGCCACCAGCGTCGCCGCGGTCCACCTGCCCGGTGACTACGGCGACGACGTCATGGTCGGAGCGCGGATCGCCGCCGAGGAGCGCGGCGTCGACTTCACGGCGATCGAGACCACGGTGGGCGCCGACCAGCAAGCGGCCGCGGTCGCCGGCGTCCTGCGCTCGGGTGCCGACCTGGTCATCATGGGCACCACGCCGCTCGAGCTGGCGGCCGTCGTCGGGGGCGCGCTGCAGAACGGGTTCGAGGGCCGGTTCATCGGCGCCATCCCGACGTGGAACGCGGCGCTGCTGCAGTCCCCGGCCGGCGAGGCGTTGAAGGCGGCCTACACCTGGTCCAACCCGTTCCCGTCGTACGACGCCGACAGCCCCGGCCGCGAGGCCATGCGCGAGGCGGCCGGCGACGCGCAGCCCAACGACTACTACGCGATCGGGTTCAGCAGCCAGTACGTCATGAAGGCGGCACTCGAAGGAGCACTCGACAACGACGACCTCACCCGCGCCGGCGTGCTCGAGGCCGCGACGTCGATGACCGAGGTCGACAGCGAGGGCTCGCTGCCGGAGGGGTCGGGCAACTACGCCGGCGACCCGAACGAGGCGGTCGTCCGGGCGACCAACTTCTTCACCCCCGACGAGAGCGCCTCCACCGGGGCGTCGGTGACCGTCGAGTCCTACACGGGTCCGACCGCGGAGGGCTACGAGTTCACCGAGGCCTGCTACCTCATGAAGTGA